In one window of Microplitis demolitor isolate Queensland-Clemson2020A chromosome 4, iyMicDemo2.1a, whole genome shotgun sequence DNA:
- the LOC103580451 gene encoding uncharacterized protein LOC103580451 has protein sequence MLKSHGIILKKQFPTIVTRKKVFESKVNDYVRISKYKSVFEKGYELGYTEELSQRTKVKLRQNIPIYELKDLNGEEMDGSFYEQELVRVNKDFEEDEFTIKKIIKSKGKGKNKQYFVKWQGYPDKFNSWVLASTISE, from the coding sequence ATGCTAAAGTCGCATggtataatattaaaaaaacagtttCCAACAATAGTAAcgcgaaaaaaagtttttgaatctAAAGTAAACGACTATGTTCGGATCAGTAAATATAAGTCAGTGTTTGAGAAAGGATATGAGCTTGGTTATACTGAAGAACTTTCTCAAAGAACAAAAGTAAAACTTCGGCAAAACATTcctatttatgaattaaaagatTTGAATGGTGAAGAAATGGATGGTTCCTTTTATGAACAAGAATTAGTGCGCGTTAATAAAGATTTTGAAGAAGACGAATTTACAATCAAGAAGATAATTAAATCCAAGGGAAAAGGAAAAAACAAACAATACTTTGTCAAGTGGCAGGGATAtccagataaatttaattcttggGTTCTCGCATCAACAATATCAGAATGA